The DNA segment CTGGTGCTATTTGCAAAGGCCATCTCCCTGGTGAAAAGAGATGGAATTTGTTTTCCTTTCTAATTTTTTCACCACCTTTCTTTTTGGAGAAGGGAGCAAAATATATGTAAAAATAACGATGGAGAGACCCATGTTTGTCTTGCTGTTCAGTGTCCCCATCCTAATCTTTACATTAATCAACACTTTTTAGTAATCAAAGTGTCTTATTTTTGATCAGCAGAAGGTATACCATCCTAGTCAAATTGATCACCTTGAATTTGATATTTTGCAGTTCTTCAGCTGTGCAGAACAATGCTTCTCAAGTTTACCGACAAGGCACCATCAAGTAGTGAGCAGGCTGATGAAGTTAAAataagtgacaaagaattcctgATCTTCCCCTGGTTTGGAAGAGTGGGCAGTACTATTGATAACAGTGGTCTGCAGTGTGGGCCGACACAGCAAGCAAACCTAATTGATTTGCAGTGTAACTCGTCCAAATACAATTTAAACAGCAACAAAGGAACACTCGAGCCTCTGTTTACATCAAAAGATAATATTCGTCTAAGTCCTGAGGGGTACTGCAGTCAAGATTATCTGAGCAAGAAGTCCAACCAAGATCATTTGATGGATGACTGTACCTGTACTACTGATAGCGAATGTGTAGCTGTCAATCACTCAAGTAGTCATTGCACAATTCCAAAAAATTCAATATGTCCAACAGAATGGAACAACATGGTAACTACTAAGGAAGACTATGACTCTATTGATAGTGAAGAATGGGATGACTCAGATGAAGAATCTGACACTCTGTACAGCAGTGATGATTCATTTACTGATGAGGAtgatcaggaacagagagaaatgCCCTGGAAATCTTTCTTGACTGCAGACCCTTACAATCCTCTGAACTTCACAGCTTATCTTACCAGCTCTTCCACAATAAGAAAAATGCCTGTGGATTTGAATGAACAGGGTTTGGGAGAACGTGAGAAAGGAAGAAACAACCTAGCCAAATTAAAATCATCAATCTCACAGAAACCAATATTACCACAGAGACATTTCAGACACTTCTGCAATCTCAGCGATGTAGGAAATGTCAAATATTATACGTGGAAGAAGCCCAAAAAATCCATAAAACTTGAAGGAGAGAATAAGGAAGTGGAGAAAGCAGCTGTTAAAAAGGTATGTCCATCATAgtaatctctttctttctctttccctcccccctaccccccccccccaaacccgctacTCACGTGTAACCGTTTGCACCTCCTGGATAcaccttttgtttctatacttattATCACCTCATTTTGCCTTGTAACATCATCACCATTGTCAtctaatcactcctgccttccaccctaaTCAGAattctgataaaaggtcattgacctgaaatgttatgtctgtctctctctctctctgatgttgcctgacctgctgagtgtttgccgaattttttgtttttatttcagatttccagtatctgcagtattttgcttttgttttacaatAAGCTCCATCAGTCTTGTTTTAATTATCTTTTTTTCTCCACACATCGTATTCTGAAGGCACTAACTTTTAATCGGCCACTCTTCATCTGTGAGCCGAGAGGATGGAGGAGGTATTAGAGGGAGCATTACACTGCAGCCTAATTCTATCCTCAATTTGAGTTCTAAACACTATggagtagagtttctgctttgggtgcaATCGGTAAATTgtgcttgaaattgcactgtTCAATGCATTTGTATAATCACAAAGCTAAaaccttccatgaaccagcgcttTCGGTTAGCGTAATAGAagataattgttttttttctttgcattaaaaatattaattgtaTTTAAgaatggtgcagttttattaatacaactgaaaatgggtttatcacaaaaaatatgcATTTTTAATAGTGTCTATGCcctcacctgtgagtaacctgattttaaataatTGAAAATGACTCTAAAACAAACTGTACTGAAccactagtttcattggtgtacactagtcagtttcttagtgagttaattattttttaatatgtataaacatttaaaacgtgcctactagcaCCTGTACACCTAAGAAAattagcttaatttgaagacccttctTGAACGGGTGCAATCGGCGGAAACTTGCCATTCTCATTATTTCCATCGGGATTGGGGGGACAGTTTTGTGGGTGCAACTGGCTTCGGgtgcaatgatttttgaaccagtgtTAAAGATCGGGGAAACTCAATTTATACTTGACATAACCTACACTTGATTTTCGTgaccttttgcgctggttcgggcaGATTGCACTGACAAAACCAGCAGATACTCTAGCCCCATGTTTACTGGATAATGATTAGCTAATTTGGCACAGACAAGAGAtttaacctgggaccttcttggtctgttACGGTTCATTACTATACCTGAATGTATTTAATCACTAAGCCATGTTGCATATGAAAATACTGAAATCCTTTTGtatctgtctgtatccctttttcTGTCTAGTTTCTTCAATGTCActtttttgtttttcttctctTAAAGAAGTGTGTATATGGCACTCAAAAGAGATGGGGGGTTTCCACAATCTGACCAACAGATTAACAGCTCAGTGCTGttgatggctgctgcatttgcctccaTCTTCAGGGTCTGCTCTAACGGtgtatgaagtgctttgagacatttcatcGTGGTgataaattgttgcaattttattACACTGATGTTCAGCTAATGTGACATTTGCTGTTTATTTATTTGGGCACAATAACCTGCCTTTCAGCTCTGCTGAAAATCAGGGACTTGTTTCTTTTTTTCTGGGCCAAAACAGTAACTCTCAAATCAAAACTAGAGATTCTGATTTTCAAAGCACAATATATTTTTCGTGGCATAAAATTTGCTTTTCCAAAGTTTTTGCAAATATTGTGGGAACGTACTATAAGTGGACTGAAGAGGAACTATTACTTTTaattccccccaccaccaccaattcCACTGATATAGACAGGAATGTAATTTTTAAACTGCAAAACCTTTTATCTTCAGTTAATCTCAACTAAATATTTAGGAAGCCAAAAACTAAGCTGCTGCATTCTGAAATTGGATGTTGCTGATAGTGTATCATGATAGCAACACTATACAGTGCTGTTTTTTTCATATTTTCCCCCAACCCATGCTGGGGTACTGTTCCATCGGTACTGGCAGCCTTCCACTAAGTCATgtaagggcatagtcgcaggataaggggttggccatttaaaacagagatgaggaggcttgtgaatctctggaattatGTACttcagagggctttggatgctgagtcattgattatgttcaaggctgagataaatttttggactctaggggaatcaagggatatgggaatcgggcaggaaaatggaattgaggttgaagatcagccatgatctgattgaatggcggagcaggctcgagggacc comes from the Heptranchias perlo isolate sHepPer1 chromosome 12, sHepPer1.hap1, whole genome shotgun sequence genome and includes:
- the ppp1r15b gene encoding protein phosphatase 1 regulatory subunit 15B — protein: MALVKHVYTEDSTAFTASVTGSFSALWHLGVTLMAQFRDFLGLLIKFHTVLQLCRTMLLKFTDKAPSSSEQADEVKISDKEFLIFPWFGRVGSTIDNSGLQCGPTQQANLIDLQCNSSKYNLNSNKGTLEPLFTSKDNIRLSPEGYCSQDYLSKKSNQDHLMDDCTCTTDSECVAVNHSSSHCTIPKNSICPTEWNNMVTTKEDYDSIDSEEWDDSDEESDTLYSSDDSFTDEDDQEQREMPWKSFLTADPYNPLNFTAYLTSSSTIRKMPVDLNEQGLGEREKGRNNLAKLKSSISQKPILPQRHFRHFCNLSDVGNVKYYTWKKPKKSIKLEGENKEVEKAAVKKLRFSPLVEVHKMITWPFASRAARRGQWVQMAHDRARFLHRIWDTEQQIGYCLQRNHRKKIWEKIHGQTRIEECVP